From Bosea sp. NBC_00550, the proteins below share one genomic window:
- a CDS encoding aldehyde dehydrogenase family protein, producing the protein MLQVVQAYDRAPITEIETDDEAALERKLKAAQEVFKDRDNWLKPHQRIAILRKLAGLLEAKRDHFAMQIAREGGKPLPDAIVEANRAVDGVNNAADELRNFAGREIPMGLSAAAADRWAFTTKEPIGIVAAISAFNHPLNLIVHQVAPAIAVGCPVIIKPAGTTPLSCIDFVKLVHEAGLPEAWCQTFVPTETALAEKLATDPRIAFLSFIGSANVGWYLHSKLAHGARSALEHGGVAPAIVDKSADLDAVIEPIVKGGYYHAGQVCVSTQRIYVHDAIVNDFTERLVARVRKLRTGDPTLKDTEVGPLIIPKEADRVASWIDEAVKGGARLATGGKRLSETTLEPAVLIDPAAEARISTEEVFGPVVAIYRYGKLDDAIARANSLPVAFQASIFAQDIDVALRAANRLDASAVMVNDPTTFRTDWMPFAGRRSSGYGTGGIPYTMHDMTQEKMILLKRR; encoded by the coding sequence ATGCTTCAGGTTGTTCAAGCCTATGACCGCGCCCCGATCACCGAGATCGAGACCGACGACGAAGCCGCGCTCGAACGCAAGCTCAAGGCGGCGCAAGAGGTCTTCAAGGACCGCGACAATTGGCTGAAACCGCATCAGCGCATCGCGATCCTGCGCAAGCTGGCGGGTCTGCTTGAGGCCAAGCGCGACCATTTCGCCATGCAGATCGCGCGCGAGGGCGGCAAGCCGCTGCCCGACGCGATCGTCGAGGCGAACCGCGCCGTCGACGGCGTCAACAATGCCGCCGACGAATTGCGCAACTTCGCCGGGCGCGAGATTCCGATGGGGCTCTCCGCCGCCGCGGCTGACCGCTGGGCCTTCACCACCAAGGAGCCGATCGGCATCGTCGCGGCGATTTCGGCCTTCAACCACCCGCTCAACCTGATCGTCCACCAGGTCGCGCCGGCCATCGCGGTGGGCTGCCCGGTCATCATCAAGCCGGCCGGCACGACGCCGCTCTCCTGCATCGACTTCGTCAAGCTGGTGCATGAGGCCGGCCTGCCGGAAGCCTGGTGCCAGACCTTCGTCCCCACCGAGACGGCGCTGGCGGAGAAGCTCGCGACCGATCCGCGCATCGCCTTCCTCAGCTTCATCGGCTCGGCCAACGTCGGCTGGTACCTGCACTCCAAGCTCGCGCATGGCGCCCGCTCGGCGCTTGAGCATGGCGGCGTCGCGCCCGCGATCGTCGACAAGAGCGCCGATCTCGACGCGGTCATCGAGCCGATCGTGAAGGGCGGCTACTACCATGCCGGCCAGGTCTGCGTGTCGACGCAGCGCATCTATGTGCACGACGCCATCGTCAACGACTTCACCGAGCGGCTCGTCGCGCGCGTCAGGAAGCTGCGCACCGGCGACCCGACGCTGAAGGACACCGAAGTCGGCCCGCTGATCATCCCGAAGGAGGCCGACCGCGTGGCGTCCTGGATCGACGAGGCGGTGAAGGGTGGCGCCAGGCTCGCGACCGGCGGCAAGCGCCTGTCGGAGACGACATTGGAGCCGGCCGTGCTGATCGACCCGGCGGCGGAAGCCCGCATCTCCACCGAGGAGGTCTTCGGCCCGGTCGTCGCGATCTATCGCTACGGCAAGCTCGACGACGCCATCGCGCGAGCAAACTCGCTGCCCGTCGCTTTCCAGGCCAGCATCTTCGCGCAGGATATCGACGTCGCGCTGCGGGCCGCGAACCGGCTCGACGCCTCGGCCGTGATGGTCAATGACCCCACCACCTTCCGCACCGACTGGATGCCCTTCGCCGGGCGGCGCAGTTCGGGCTACGGCACGGGCGGCATCCCCTACACCATGCATGACATGACGCAGGAGAAGATGATCCTGCTGAAGCGGCGCTGA
- a CDS encoding TRAP transporter small permease subunit: MKGLLAVSRVIDAVNGFIGRKVAWLILAAVIVATVNAIIRKVFNVSSNAWLELQWMLFGAVFLMCASWTLQVKEHIRIDIVNSMLPQRVRQWIELLGHIFFLMPFCLLIVYHSWPFFLRSYAINEQSLSAGGLPQWPAKGLVLVGFVMLTFQGISEIIKQVAIIRGDLEDAEVALGHAAAAEAEAQRLLEQAKEQGLAS; this comes from the coding sequence GTGAAGGGCCTCCTTGCAGTCAGCCGGGTCATCGACGCGGTCAATGGCTTCATCGGCAGAAAAGTCGCCTGGCTGATCCTTGCGGCAGTGATCGTCGCGACGGTCAACGCGATCATCCGCAAGGTCTTTAACGTCTCGTCGAACGCCTGGCTCGAACTGCAATGGATGCTGTTCGGCGCGGTCTTCCTGATGTGTGCCTCCTGGACGCTGCAGGTGAAGGAGCACATCCGCATCGACATCGTGAACAGCATGCTGCCGCAGCGCGTCCGCCAGTGGATCGAGCTGCTCGGCCACATCTTCTTCCTGATGCCGTTCTGCCTGCTGATCGTCTACCATTCCTGGCCGTTCTTCCTGCGTTCCTACGCAATCAACGAGCAGTCGCTCTCGGCCGGCGGCCTGCCGCAATGGCCGGCCAAGGGGCTCGTCCTCGTCGGCTTCGTGATGCTGACCTTCCAGGGCATCTCCGAGATCATCAAGCAGGTCGCGATCATCCGCGGCGATCTTGAGGATGCCGAGGTCGCCCTGGGCCACGCTGCGGCGGCCGAGGCGGAAGCCCAGCGTCTGCTCGAACAAGCCAAGGAACAGGGCCTCGCTTCGTGA
- a CDS encoding TRAP transporter large permease, with protein sequence MAPVMFAALVVFLLLGYPVAFALAANGLLFALVGIELGLFQENFLQALPERIYGTMNNDVLLAIPFFTFMGLILERSGMAEDLLDTIGQLFGPVRGGLAYAVIFVGALLAATTGVVAASVISMGLISLPIMLRYGYDRRLASGVIAASGTLAQIIPPSLVLIVLADQLGRSVGDMYEGAFIPGLVLAGLYAGYVFIITMIAPSRAPGLPPEAQTLRDADGQTRRLSLLVITILSFAIAYAYMKLFTKVTAGSDFVVLTMSIAVGVSFVIALLNKLLGLKLLSRMAEQVVFVMVPPLALIFLVLGTIFIGVATPTEGGAMGAAGAILLAWGKKRMTFDLLRQAVESTAKLSSFVLFILVGARVFSLTFYGVNGHVWVEHLLVGLPGGATGFLIVVNVMVFLLAFFLDFFELAFIIVPLLGPAAEKLGIDLIWFGVILGVNMQTSFMHPPFGFALFFLRSVAPKNPYKDKVTGKMMEPVTTGQIYWGAVPFVVIQCIMVALVVLFPQMVMHYKASAIQLDQKAIDKQFDSIQIPGLGGPGGFDFNAPPSIGAPPKP encoded by the coding sequence ATGGCGCCGGTGATGTTCGCCGCCCTCGTGGTCTTCCTGCTGCTCGGCTATCCCGTCGCCTTCGCGCTGGCCGCCAACGGCCTGCTCTTCGCGCTGGTCGGCATCGAGCTCGGCCTGTTCCAGGAGAACTTCCTGCAGGCGCTGCCGGAACGCATCTACGGCACGATGAACAACGACGTGCTGCTGGCGATCCCGTTCTTCACCTTCATGGGCCTGATCCTCGAGCGCTCCGGCATGGCGGAAGACCTGCTCGACACCATCGGCCAGCTCTTCGGGCCCGTGCGCGGTGGCCTCGCCTATGCGGTGATCTTCGTCGGCGCGCTGCTGGCGGCCACCACCGGCGTCGTCGCGGCGTCCGTGATCTCGATGGGCCTGATCTCGCTGCCGATCATGCTGCGCTACGGCTACGACCGGCGCCTTGCCTCCGGCGTCATCGCGGCCTCGGGCACACTCGCCCAGATCATTCCGCCCTCGCTCGTCCTGATCGTGTTGGCCGACCAGCTCGGCCGCTCCGTCGGCGACATGTATGAGGGCGCCTTCATCCCCGGCCTCGTGCTGGCCGGTCTCTATGCCGGCTATGTCTTCATCATCACCATGATCGCGCCTTCGCGCGCGCCGGGCCTGCCGCCCGAGGCGCAGACGCTGCGTGACGCCGATGGCCAGACGCGCCGGCTCTCGCTGCTCGTCATCACCATCCTCTCCTTCGCCATCGCCTACGCCTATATGAAGCTGTTCACCAAGGTGACGGCGGGCTCGGACTTCGTTGTGCTGACGATGTCGATCGCGGTCGGCGTGTCCTTCGTTATCGCGCTGCTCAACAAGCTTCTCGGCCTCAAGCTGCTCTCGCGCATGGCCGAGCAGGTGGTGTTCGTGATGGTGCCGCCGCTGGCGCTGATCTTCCTCGTGCTCGGCACGATCTTCATCGGCGTCGCCACGCCGACTGAAGGCGGCGCCATGGGCGCGGCGGGCGCGATCCTGCTCGCCTGGGGCAAGAAGCGGATGACCTTCGACCTGCTCCGGCAGGCGGTCGAATCGACGGCCAAGCTCTCGTCCTTCGTGCTCTTCATCCTGGTCGGCGCGCGCGTCTTCTCGCTGACCTTCTACGGCGTCAACGGCCATGTCTGGGTCGAGCATCTGCTAGTCGGGCTGCCCGGCGGCGCGACGGGCTTCCTGATCGTCGTCAACGTGATGGTCTTCCTGCTCGCCTTCTTCCTCGACTTCTTCGAACTCGCCTTCATCATCGTGCCGCTGCTCGGCCCCGCGGCGGAGAAGCTCGGCATCGACCTGATCTGGTTCGGCGTCATCCTCGGCGTGAACATGCAGACCTCGTTCATGCACCCGCCCTTCGGCTTCGCCCTGTTCTTCCTGCGCTCGGTCGCGCCGAAGAACCCCTACAAGGACAAGGTTACCGGCAAGATGATGGAGCCCGTCACCACCGGCCAGATCTATTGGGGCGCCGTGCCTTTCGTGGTGATCCAGTGCATCATGGTCGCGCTGGTCGTGCTCTTCCCGCAGATGGTCATGCACTATAAGGCCTCCGCCATTCAGCTCGACCAGAAGGCGATCGACAAGCAGTTCGACTCGATCCAGATCCCCGGTCTCGGCGGTCCGGGTGGCTTCGACTTCAACGCGCCGCCGTCGATCGGCGCGCCGCCCAAGCCGTAA
- a CDS encoding Lnb N-terminal periplasmic domain-containing protein gives MGRLFLIVLKLLLTLAILAAALWGAGFLLFRLSGAMAIVAAIGFGIAALAGLIGVWTSDARLPLGFVMVFVGLLSWWNSFQPSHDRDWIPELARLPTIAREGDALTVSNLRHFRWRTEEDYDQRWETRRYNFAAITGADVFLTYWSGEAIAHLLVSFTFSDSVPLTFSIEVRREKGEDWSALAGFFRSYEMAYVAADERDIVGLRTHARREDARLFRLSASATQARDLLLAYIADINDLAAKPRWYNTLTTNCTTVVYHLVGSVAPGWKFSLPLDPRVLLSGYLPGYLQQIGAIRQDIPLDELVRLARIGDHARTLSLDDPLFSAKIREGVPAGRP, from the coding sequence ATGGGCCGCCTCTTTTTGATTGTGCTGAAGCTCCTCCTGACCCTCGCCATCCTCGCCGCCGCGCTTTGGGGCGCGGGCTTCCTGCTGTTCCGCCTTTCGGGCGCGATGGCGATCGTCGCGGCGATCGGCTTCGGCATCGCGGCACTGGCCGGCCTCATCGGCGTCTGGACGAGCGACGCGCGCCTGCCGCTCGGCTTCGTCATGGTCTTCGTCGGCCTGCTCTCCTGGTGGAACAGCTTCCAGCCCTCGCATGACCGCGACTGGATTCCCGAACTCGCGCGTTTACCGACAATCGCGCGCGAGGGCGATGCGCTGACCGTCTCGAACCTGCGCCATTTCCGCTGGCGCACGGAGGAGGACTACGACCAGCGCTGGGAGACGCGCCGCTACAACTTCGCAGCGATCACCGGCGCCGACGTCTTCCTGACCTATTGGTCGGGCGAGGCGATCGCGCATCTCCTGGTCAGCTTCACCTTCTCGGATTCGGTGCCGCTGACCTTCTCGATCGAGGTGCGCCGCGAGAAGGGCGAGGACTGGTCCGCTCTCGCCGGCTTCTTCCGCAGCTACGAGATGGCCTATGTGGCTGCAGACGAGCGCGACATCGTCGGGCTGCGCACCCATGCCCGGCGCGAGGATGCCCGCCTCTTCCGCCTCAGCGCCTCTGCTACACAGGCACGCGACCTGCTGCTCGCCTATATCGCGGATATCAACGACCTCGCGGCCAAGCCGCGCTGGTACAATACGCTGACGACCAACTGCACGACCGTGGTCTACCACCTCGTCGGCAGCGTCGCGCCGGGCTGGAAATTCTCGCTGCCGCTCGATCCGCGTGTCCTGCTCTCCGGATATCTGCCGGGCTATCTCCAGCAGATCGGCGCGATCCGGCAGGACATCCCGCTCGACGAACTCGTGCGCCTTGCCCGCATCGGCGACCACGCCCGCACGCTCTCGCTCGACGACCCGCTATTCTCCGCGAAGATCAGGGAAGGCGTTCCGGCCGGGCGGCCATAA
- a CDS encoding acetolactate synthase large subunit produces MKKGSDLLVEALENEGVDRVFGVPGEENLDVVESLRKSKIELVLTRHEQAAAFMAATHGRLTGKPGVCIATLGPGALNFSTGAAYAHLGAMPMILITGQKAIMTAKQARFQIVDVVASMRPLTKMTRQIVSPASIPSVVRDAFRVAMEERPGPVHLELPEDVAAEEIEDIPLIPVHPLDQPVASAVPLDRAAEMILAAKRPLVMIGAAGNRPRLVEPLSAFVRRTGLPFFNTQMGKGAVTGGSNLYIGTAALSEGDYVHEAVALADLIIAVGHDTIEKPPFLMRNAGGPKVIHVGYQSANVEQVYHPDAEVIGDIGATVTALADRLEGKLPEQKQMLELRQKILAKINARAEEDRFPVTPQRLVHDVRAVMPEDGVVCLDNGMYKIWFARNYRTHVANTLLLDNALATMGAGLPSAMMAAMLHPRRRVMAVCGDGGFMMNSQEMETAVRLGLNLIVLVLNDGAYGMIRWKQAVDKFPDYGMTFGNPDFVRYAEAYGAKGSRVTSAEALVPTLEAAFKGGGVHLVDCPIDYSENTRVLVEELRNKVPDVDLA; encoded by the coding sequence ATGAAGAAGGGTTCCGATCTTCTGGTCGAGGCGCTCGAGAACGAGGGCGTCGATCGCGTCTTCGGCGTTCCCGGCGAGGAGAATCTCGACGTCGTCGAATCGCTGCGCAAATCGAAGATCGAGCTGGTGCTGACGCGGCACGAGCAGGCTGCCGCCTTCATGGCCGCCACGCATGGCCGGCTGACCGGCAAGCCCGGCGTCTGCATCGCGACGCTCGGCCCCGGCGCCCTCAACTTCTCGACCGGGGCGGCCTATGCCCATCTCGGCGCGATGCCGATGATCCTGATCACCGGGCAGAAGGCGATCATGACCGCCAAGCAGGCGCGCTTCCAGATCGTCGACGTCGTCGCTTCGATGCGCCCGCTGACCAAGATGACGCGCCAGATCGTCAGCCCTGCCAGCATTCCCTCGGTGGTACGTGACGCCTTCCGCGTCGCGATGGAGGAGCGGCCGGGGCCGGTCCATCTCGAACTGCCCGAGGACGTGGCCGCCGAGGAGATCGAGGACATCCCGCTGATCCCGGTGCACCCGCTCGACCAACCGGTCGCTTCTGCGGTGCCGCTCGACCGCGCGGCCGAGATGATCCTCGCCGCCAAGCGGCCGCTGGTGATGATCGGCGCCGCCGGCAACCGGCCGCGCCTCGTCGAGCCCCTCTCCGCCTTCGTGCGCCGGACCGGCCTGCCCTTCTTCAACACCCAGATGGGCAAGGGCGCCGTCACCGGCGGCTCGAACCTCTATATCGGCACCGCCGCGCTCTCCGAGGGCGACTATGTCCACGAGGCGGTGGCGCTGGCCGACCTTATCATCGCCGTTGGCCACGACACGATCGAGAAGCCGCCCTTCCTGATGCGCAATGCCGGAGGGCCGAAGGTGATCCATGTCGGCTACCAGTCGGCCAATGTCGAACAGGTCTATCATCCCGACGCCGAGGTCATCGGCGATATCGGCGCCACGGTGACCGCGCTGGCGGACAGACTCGAGGGCAAGCTGCCCGAGCAGAAGCAGATGCTGGAACTGCGACAGAAGATCCTGGCCAAGATCAACGCCCGCGCCGAGGAGGACCGCTTCCCCGTGACGCCGCAGCGGCTCGTCCATGACGTGCGCGCGGTGATGCCTGAGGACGGCGTCGTCTGCCTCGACAACGGCATGTACAAGATCTGGTTCGCGCGGAACTACCGCACCCATGTCGCCAACACGCTGCTGCTCGACAACGCGCTGGCGACGATGGGCGCCGGCCTGCCCTCGGCGATGATGGCGGCCATGCTGCATCCGCGCCGGCGCGTCATGGCCGTCTGCGGCGACGGCGGCTTCATGATGAACTCGCAGGAGATGGAGACAGCGGTGAGGCTCGGCCTCAACCTCATCGTGCTCGTGCTCAACGACGGTGCCTACGGCATGATCCGCTGGAAGCAGGCGGTCGACAAATTCCCCGATTACGGCATGACCTTCGGCAACCCCGATTTCGTGCGCTATGCCGAGGCGTATGGGGCCAAGGGCTCGCGCGTGACCTCTGCCGAGGCGCTGGTGCCGACGCTGGAAGCCGCGTTCAAAGGCGGCGGCGTCCATCTCGTCGACTGCCCCATCGACTATTCCGAAAACACGCGCGTCCTCGTCGAGGAACTGCGCAACAAGGTGCCGGACGTCGATCTGGCCTAA
- a CDS encoding sodium:proton antiporter, which produces MGAVVGRGVAAILVAASAMAPASAWAAGDIGGATMGGGWALPFAGMLLSIALGPVLFPHLWELHYGKFAAFWALLTLVPLVLLRGLDPALGALLHTALLDYVPFIILLFALFTIAGGILISGNLHGTPLTNTVLLAIGAVLASFVGTTGASIIMIRPVLRANDARRFNVHVVVFFIFLVSNIGGSLTPLGDPPLFLGFLRGVDFFWTTTHLFPGTGFAVLVLLALFYALDSWFFRKEEGAPKLKDPTPDRAIKLWGKVNILLLGGVIAAILISANWKPGVAFTAHGVPVEGQNLLRDVILLVLAGLSLRLTPKPVRAGNEFSWGPIKEVAKLFAGIFVCIIPVLAMLQAGREGAFAPLVGLVTNADGSANTTAYFWLTGALSSFLDNAPTYLVFFELAGGDARELMTSGALTLAAISAGAVFMGANSYIGNAPNFMVYAIAKDRKVAMPSFFGYMLWSGAILIPLFVVLTLLFFY; this is translated from the coding sequence ATGGGGGCTGTCGTCGGTCGAGGGGTCGCCGCGATCCTGGTCGCCGCCTCGGCGATGGCGCCTGCCAGTGCCTGGGCGGCGGGCGATATCGGCGGGGCGACGATGGGCGGCGGCTGGGCACTGCCCTTCGCCGGCATGCTGCTCTCGATCGCGCTCGGTCCCGTGCTGTTCCCGCATCTCTGGGAGCTGCACTACGGCAAGTTCGCGGCCTTCTGGGCCCTGCTCACGCTGGTGCCGCTGGTGTTGCTGCGGGGGCTCGATCCTGCTCTCGGGGCGCTGCTCCATACCGCGCTGCTCGACTACGTTCCCTTTATCATCCTGCTCTTCGCGCTGTTCACGATCGCGGGCGGCATCCTGATCTCCGGCAATTTGCACGGCACGCCGCTGACCAACACGGTGCTGCTCGCGATCGGCGCCGTGCTGGCGAGCTTCGTCGGCACGACGGGCGCCTCGATCATCATGATCCGGCCGGTGCTGCGCGCCAATGACGCCCGGCGCTTCAACGTCCATGTCGTCGTCTTCTTCATCTTCCTCGTCTCGAACATCGGCGGCTCGCTGACGCCGCTCGGCGACCCGCCGCTCTTCCTCGGCTTCCTGCGCGGCGTCGACTTCTTCTGGACGACGACGCATCTGTTCCCCGGGACCGGCTTCGCGGTCCTCGTGCTGCTGGCGCTGTTCTACGCGCTCGACAGCTGGTTCTTTCGCAAGGAGGAAGGTGCTCCGAAGCTCAAGGACCCGACGCCGGACCGGGCCATCAAGCTCTGGGGCAAGGTCAATATCCTGCTGCTGGGCGGCGTCATCGCCGCGATCCTGATATCGGCCAACTGGAAGCCGGGCGTCGCCTTCACCGCGCATGGCGTGCCGGTCGAGGGGCAGAACCTGCTCCGCGATGTGATCCTGCTCGTTCTCGCAGGCCTCTCGCTCCGGCTGACGCCGAAGCCGGTCCGCGCCGGCAACGAGTTCAGCTGGGGGCCGATCAAGGAGGTCGCCAAGCTCTTCGCCGGCATCTTCGTCTGCATCATCCCGGTGCTGGCGATGCTGCAGGCGGGCCGCGAGGGCGCCTTCGCGCCACTGGTCGGCCTCGTCACCAACGCCGACGGCAGCGCCAATACCACCGCCTATTTCTGGCTGACCGGTGCGCTCTCCTCGTTTCTCGACAACGCGCCTACCTATCTCGTCTTCTTCGAACTGGCGGGCGGCGATGCCAGGGAGCTGATGACCAGCGGCGCTCTGACCTTGGCGGCGATCTCGGCCGGTGCCGTCTTCATGGGCGCGAACAGCTATATCGGCAATGCGCCGAACTTCATGGTCTACGCCATCGCCAAGGACCGCAAGGTCGCGATGCCCAGCTTCTTCGGCTACATGCTCTGGTCGGGCGCGATCCTGATCCCGCTGTTCGTGGTGCTGACGCTGCTGTTCTTCTACTAG
- a CDS encoding class II glutamine amidotransferase, with protein MCRFLAYSGAPVFLEDFVASPCHSLIHQSLHAEEAKTGTNGDGFGVGWYGERPEPGQYREVRPAWSDENLLSIARQVRSHLFFAHVRAATGTATTRANCHPFVHDRYLFMHNGQIGGYGLIRRRLEALIPDSLYSVRAGTTDSEALFLLVLAHIAGGMAPGEALAAALSDVLALMEQAGTREPLRCAAALADGEMIHAVRWSSDSKPPSLYVCARPDSVVVASEPVDAARECWQALPCNTLVTVQGRDVALSPFLVGLRQAA; from the coding sequence ATGTGCCGTTTCCTCGCCTATTCAGGCGCCCCCGTCTTTCTCGAGGACTTCGTCGCCTCGCCTTGCCATTCGCTGATCCACCAGTCGCTCCACGCCGAGGAAGCCAAGACCGGAACGAATGGCGACGGCTTCGGCGTCGGCTGGTATGGCGAGCGGCCCGAGCCCGGGCAGTACCGCGAGGTCAGGCCGGCCTGGTCGGACGAGAACCTGCTTTCGATCGCCCGGCAGGTGCGCTCGCACCTGTTCTTCGCCCATGTCAGGGCTGCCACGGGCACCGCGACGACGCGCGCGAACTGCCACCCCTTCGTCCATGACCGCTACCTCTTCATGCATAACGGCCAGATCGGCGGCTACGGCCTGATCCGCAGGCGGCTCGAGGCCCTGATCCCGGATTCCCTCTACAGCGTCCGCGCCGGCACGACCGATTCCGAAGCGCTTTTCCTGCTTGTCCTGGCCCATATCGCCGGCGGCATGGCACCGGGCGAGGCGCTCGCCGCCGCGCTCTCCGACGTGCTCGCCCTGATGGAACAAGCCGGAACGCGCGAGCCGCTGCGCTGCGCGGCTGCACTGGCGGATGGCGAGATGATCCATGCCGTGCGCTGGTCCTCCGACAGCAAGCCGCCGAGCCTCTATGTCTGCGCACGGCCCGATAGCGTCGTCGTCGCCTCGGAGCCGGTCGATGCCGCCCGCGAATGCTGGCAGGCCCTGCCCTGCAACACGCTGGTCACGGTGCAGGGCCGCGACGTCGCGCTCTCGCCGTTCCTCGTCGGCTTGCGGCAAGCGGCCTGA